One genomic window of Sporosarcina ureae includes the following:
- a CDS encoding DUF1871 family protein: MQTIEMNKKAVSLLKQWDPFQEGEYAYNVEITEIVKELHCVDHPADLAKYIRDVYEHTHEIWIPLENCMDISYKLIAVKYEAKSIVQY, encoded by the coding sequence ATGCAAACCATTGAAATGAATAAAAAAGCAGTCTCACTTCTTAAACAATGGGATCCATTCCAAGAAGGGGAATATGCATATAATGTGGAAATCACTGAAATAGTGAAGGAACTTCATTGTGTAGATCATCCAGCAGACTTGGCTAAGTATATTCGTGATGTCTATGAGCACACCCATGAAATTTGGATACCTTTAGAGAATTGTATGGACATATCCTATAAATTGATTGCTGTTAAATATGAAGCCAAATCAATCGTTCAATATTAA
- a CDS encoding sigma 54-interacting transcriptional regulator, with translation MNIYENLLNICNQFAVDHANIGIHAVDHTGRTIIYNRKMKDIEGLNLEDIKDHSILELFNFEKNESTLLKVLQSGEPQLRVKQRYWNANKVEITTMNDTYPIYEQQDLIGAIEFAQDITALEKFVLQPLRKNRGPITFNQITAHSSVMKSVISTAEKAAAAGLPVLLIGETGVGKDYLAEAIHYGSVGNKRVFHTFHCLHADTDIIQQLRETLQQQPPMTLFCERIDSLSISLQQALLYVLQKTSRHQFIASIGDDPVELIASGTLLKELYYFFASFAIRIPPLRKRPEDIIPFAESYLKSRIESLGTGLTKIDDKVKESLVVYGWPGNLRELELLLDEVSSMRTTENTLIFDMLPLQFKMKVESIANDASQPRDFIVQSGSKLLPFDQYLREAEKYYLQKAMELHDHNITKTASSLGMSRQNLQYRLRKLKE, from the coding sequence ATGAACATATACGAAAATTTATTGAATATATGCAATCAGTTTGCAGTGGATCATGCAAATATCGGGATACACGCTGTAGATCATACAGGAAGGACTATTATCTATAATCGCAAAATGAAGGATATCGAAGGATTAAATCTCGAAGACATAAAAGACCATTCTATTTTGGAGCTTTTTAACTTTGAGAAAAATGAGAGTACGTTATTGAAAGTATTGCAAAGTGGAGAACCTCAATTACGCGTTAAGCAGAGATACTGGAATGCGAATAAAGTAGAAATCACGACAATGAATGATACGTACCCTATTTATGAACAACAAGACTTAATCGGTGCGATTGAGTTCGCTCAAGATATTACGGCATTGGAAAAATTCGTTTTACAACCTTTACGTAAAAATCGCGGACCGATTACATTTAATCAAATTACTGCCCATTCATCCGTTATGAAATCGGTCATTTCCACCGCTGAAAAAGCAGCAGCGGCTGGCTTGCCAGTATTATTGATCGGAGAAACAGGTGTGGGGAAGGACTATCTCGCCGAAGCTATTCACTACGGGTCTGTGGGAAACAAGCGGGTTTTCCACACTTTTCATTGTTTACATGCTGATACAGACATCATCCAACAACTCAGAGAAACACTGCAACAGCAACCGCCTATGACGTTATTTTGCGAACGTATCGATAGTTTATCGATCTCTTTACAACAAGCATTGCTATATGTTTTGCAGAAAACTTCCAGACATCAATTCATTGCAAGTATTGGAGACGATCCAGTTGAGCTGATCGCATCGGGCACATTGCTAAAAGAGCTTTATTACTTCTTCGCGTCTTTCGCTATTAGGATTCCGCCTCTTCGGAAGCGACCGGAAGATATTATCCCTTTCGCTGAATCGTATTTAAAGAGTAGAATAGAGTCGCTAGGAACAGGTTTGACGAAGATTGATGACAAAGTGAAGGAATCACTTGTTGTATACGGCTGGCCAGGGAATTTGCGAGAGCTCGAGCTACTTCTCGACGAAGTTTCATCCATGCGCACAACAGAAAATACGCTGATTTTCGATATGTTGCCTCTGCAATTTAAGATGAAGGTGGAGTCTATAGCAAATGACGCTTCACAACCAAGAGATTTTATCGTGCAGAGCGGTTCGAAACTACTACCTTTTGATCAGTATTTACGAGAAGCCGAGAAGTATTATCTTCAAAAGGCAATGGAGCTACATGATCATAATATTACAAAAACCGCCAGCTCACTCGGTATGAGCAGACAAAACTTGCAGTATCGTTTGAGGAAACTGAAGGAATAG
- the yugI gene encoding S1 domain-containing post-transcriptional regulator GSP13 — MSHKFAVGDELTGKVTGIQPYGAFVALDASTQGLVHISEITYGFVKDINEFLEVGQEVHVKVLDVDEGASKISLSIRALQEPPSSYLNHSRSRQSLQERVDQQDADGFNSLKDKLQGWIEQSGR, encoded by the coding sequence ATGTCTCACAAATTTGCAGTAGGAGATGAGCTGACCGGAAAAGTTACCGGGATACAGCCGTACGGTGCGTTTGTGGCGCTGGATGCTTCAACGCAAGGTTTAGTGCACATCTCTGAAATCACGTACGGATTCGTCAAAGATATTAACGAGTTTTTGGAAGTTGGGCAAGAAGTTCACGTCAAAGTATTGGATGTGGATGAAGGAGCTAGTAAAATTAGTTTGTCGATCCGTGCATTACAGGAGCCACCAAGTTCTTACCTGAATCACTCCCGTTCTCGTCAATCATTACAAGAACGCGTAGATCAGCAAGACGCGGATGGCTTTAATTCACTGAAAGATAAACTACAGGGCTGGATTGAACAATCCGGACGTTAA